DNA from Brucella melitensis bv. 1 str. 16M:
AGATAGCCGCGCCGGCTCATCTCGATATTATTGGCAAGCCGCGAAACCTTATCGACCTGCTGGCGCAGGGCATAATTATGCGAAATATCCACGATCTGATTGTTCACGCTCGAAGACAGGAACAGTGTCATCGAGGCTGACAGCAAGACCAACCCGAGCGAAACGATCACCGCAATCGGCCGGACAGATGATTTCAGCACTTGGTCAAGCCATGCGGACGGCAAACGCTTCCCCTCCCCCGTGGATAAGCTGGTCGCCTGCTTAACCAATATCAGTGGGCGCTAACCTGCAAGCCCCTTAAAGAAAAAATCTTCAGCGGTGCGCATTTCGATCCAGGCGGGCATGATACGCGGACGATCAAGATTATGCTTCAGAAGGTGGAAGCCACCGGGGAGACGGCAGAATGCCGAGCAGATGCTTTGGTCAGGCGAAGCTTCTGGGGGTCGCACGGGAGGAATCGGCGTCGGGGCCATAATCCGCCTCGCCTTCGATCTGGAGAATTTCCTGAAGGCGGGCGCGGGCGCGGCTGACACGGCTTTTGATCGTGCCCACGGCACAGCCGCAAATCTCGGCCGCTTCCTCATAGGCAAAGCCCGAAGCCCCGATGAGGATGATTGCCTCACGCTGGTCGTCCGGAAGCTGGTCGAGGGCAGCGCGAAAATCCTGAAGATCAAGCGTGCCATATTGCGAGGGATGCACGGCAAGCTGTTCGCTGAACATGCCGTCCGTATCCTGCACCTCGCGGCCGCGCTTGCGCATCTGGGTGTAGAATTCATTGCGCAGAATGGTGAAGAGCCAAGCCTTCATATTGGTCCCCACTTCAAAGGACTCCTGCTTGGCCCATGCCTTCATGATCGTATCCTGAACGAGATCGTCCGCCCGGTCATGCTGACCGATCAGCGAGACCGCAAATGCGCGCAAGCTCGGCAGCGACGCCAGAAGTTCACGCTTGAACGGCGGCGTCCCCTCAACCGACGGACCTGTTGTTCTGCCCACGCATACTCTCCTGTTCGGCTTGGTCGAGTTTTTCCAGTAGATCGAGAAACCGATCCGGGATCGTCTCGTCCTGTATAGAGGCGTACAAAGCCTTAAGTTTCAAACCGACTTCACAATTCGGTCCTAAAATGTCCTTCTGGACACGACGGATCGTCTGTATTCCAGCCCCGTTCGTATGAAGGTTGTTTCTTTGAGTCATATTTGATCATACTAGGCTTTCGGCCCAACCTTTTTTTCAAGCCCCTGCTTGCTGATTTAATGCATCAGCACTCGAAAGGTTCCCTAGGCCCGTAGAGGCGAATTAGTTCTTGCCCAGGGAACTTTTCTCATACGCCCACGTTTCTTTTATCATAGTGCCGCGCCCTAAGCATGATCTTTGCGTATTTTTTTACGTAGGGTTATCGTAAACACAAAGACTTGCGGTAATTGAGGAGTCCCTGAATCATGACGTTATCGACGCGTATAGCGCCGCATCTTCCCTATTTGCGCCGTTTTTCCCGCGCGCTTACCGGATCCCAGTCCTCTGGCGATGCCTATGTAGCCGCAGCGCTGGAAGCCCTGATTGCCGATGTCGGCATCTTCCCCGAAGCTTCTTCCGATCGGATCGGTCTCTACAGGCTTTTTTGCAATCTCTATAAAAATGCCTCCATCCGCATGCCCGAAACCTCTTCGGAATTCGCCTGGGAAACCCATGCAGCGCGCAATCTGGCCCATATTGCCCCTTTGCCGCGCCAGGCTTTCCTGCTGGTCGCCGTGGAAGGCTTCAACGATCATGAGGCAGCAGAAATCCTTGAAGTGGACCAAGCGGAATTCGGACGGCTTCTCTCCACCGCCTCCGGCGAAATTTCACGCCAGGTGGCAACACGTCTGATGATCATTGAGGATGAACCCCTCATTGCCATGGATATCGAACAGATGGTCGAAAGCCTCGGCCATGAAGTGGTTGGTATTGCGCGCACCAAGGATGAGGCGCTGGCGCTTTATGAAAAAGAAAAGCCGCGCATGGTTCTCGCCGATATCCAGCTTGCCGACGGTAGCTCCGGCATCGATGCGGTCAATGAGATACTTCACGACAACACCATCCCGGTGATTTTCATCACCGCATTTCCGGAGCGCCTGCTGACGGGCGAGCGGCCCGAGCCGACATTTCTCGTCACCAAGCCGTTCAACCCCGACATGGTGAAGGCCCTCATCAGCCAGGCACTTTTCTTTGAGGAAGCATCGCAAGTTGCTGCCTGACGCTGGCAGGCAGCACAACACAGGCAGCCTTCTTTTTAAATTTTAAAGCATATGCTTTGTAATAATCAGGGCTTTCAATTTGCACAAAAAAAGGAACAAATTGTTTGCTACCAGCGTTATCCCTTCACATGCTGAAGAGGAGAACAACTATGCTTTATTATGTGCTTGTATTTCTTGTGGTGGCTCTTGTAGCCGGTGCTTTGGGCTTTGGCGGAATTGCGGGTGCATCCGCAGGCATCGCCCAGATTCTATTCTTTTTTTTTCTTGCGCTTCTGGTTATTTCGCTCATCGCCTCGGCAATCCGAAAAGCTTGAGCCGGAAAAGAAACCGACCCCATTTTGACAAAACTTTTTGTCGACTTATATCCATGAACAGAACGAGCCGCCGCATCCACCATTGCGGCGGCGCCATCATTGCGGATGAAGGCAGTCAGGGACAAGCGGGCACGATGGACGCCATCAGACACGGATCGCACATGCTGACCCCTTATCCAGATAGCTGAGGCCCCCATGACTGCGCCGAAGCCATTTTTACAGGAAGCAGAACCAGACGCAGCACGGCTGCGGGCACTATTGAGGGCCGTGCGCAACAGCAATGTCTGCGTGCTCTACCAGAACCCGGACCTTCGCTATGCCTGGGCGGAAAACCTGCCGCTTTACTGGCAGGAAAAGTGGAAGGCAGGCGGGCAGGATAGCGATTTCATTTTCTCCACCGCGCTTTCACGGCTTGATACAGCAAAGCAGACCACGCTGGAAAGTGGAATTGCCCAGAATGTCGAACTGCTGATCAATGACGGCAGCAAAACTCGCTGGATCGAGTTTCACATCGATTGCGACCGCGATGCACAGGGCAATGTGATCGGTCTCGTGACCACGGCAATCGAAATAACCGAGCTGAAGCGGCGCGAGCAGGTGTTGAAAACACTGCTGCGTGAAGTGAGCCATCGCTCGAAGAACCTGCTTGCCATCGTGCAGAGCATCGCGACCCAGACCGCGCGCTTTACCGATTCGATTGACGATTTCCTTGTAAAGTTTCGCGGGCGCATCCAGTCACTCTCCTATTCGCAGGATCTCGTGACGGATTCTAACTGGCGCGGGGCATTGTTCCTCGATCTCGTCCGCTCACAGGTCGAAAAATATATCGATATTGATGACGAACGCCTGACCATCGAAGGCGACAACCCCTATCTCTTTCCGGGTGCGGCCCTGCATATCGGTCTTGCCCTGCACGAACTGGTGGTGAACGCAACCTCCTTCGGCGGTCTTTCGATCCCCTATGGGCGAGTGGTGATTCGCGCGCATGTCCTTCCCGGCGCCGACGGAGCAGATAAGCTCATGTTCTGCTGGTACGAAACCAATCCCGCCATGCCGGATGTTTTCGAGCACGATCCCCGCTTCGGCAGCGCCGTCCTGCAACGCATCGTGCCCGCAGCCGTAAACGGCCATGCCGAATACCGCATCGACGGAACAGGCGCGATCTATTCGCTCACCATCCCGACCGAACAATTCGATTCATAACTATACCTGGGCGATATTCCCGAAAAATCTGAAACGAAAAAGCCGTCATGGCCTTAGCCACGACGGCTTATTCTAATATGCGAAACACCTACCGCATCCCGTTGGACAGTTAATGCGGCATTGTCGCCGTTCGCTTCGTGCGGGGAGGTTTTGAAGCGAACTCTGAAGACCGTGTTGTGGGGGCGGGGTCACGGTCGTCATATCCGTAAAACGCCAACTTCCTGGATTGGTTCCGTCAGGATTTCAATTTTTTGCAATAAAGTTCAAGCCGGTGATGAACGATCTCGAAGCCGAGCGAACGCGCGATCTCTTCCTGCAATTTTTCGATCTTGTCGGAGTGGAACTCCACCACATCACCAGAATCCATATCAATGATATGGTCATGATGCGCACCGCTGGCCTGCTCGAAGCGCGACGGCCCGCCCGCAAAGGCATGGCGATGGATCGCGCCGCGTTCCTCAAGAAGTTTCATGGTGTGATAAACCGTTGAAAGCGAGATACTGTCGTCCTCTTCCACCGCACGCCGGAAAATCTCCAGTGCGTCCGGGTGGTCTTCAGTTTCGTTCAATATGTTCAGGATGATCCGCCGCGGACGTGTGATACGAACGCCAGCCCGCCTCAGCTCCTGCTCATAATCCGGTTTGGTGTATGGCTTGTTCATGGATCGATTATGCACTGCATCGCCATCAGTTGCAATTTTTTGCAACTGAAAGAACCCAATCTCCCCAAAAGCTTTTTGGGCACGCCTGTTTCGGGATGATGGGGAAATAATTGGTACGCCCAAGGGGAATCGAACCCCTGTTTGCGCCGTGAGAGGGCGCCGTCCTGACCGCTAGACGATGGGCGCAGAGAATGAGGGACCATATAATCGCCATTCTGGAAAAGCGCAATGGCACGGGAAGAAACTAACACCAAAGCCGGTGCGGCAATTGAGCATCTTCAAGGCGCGATATGTTCGCATTTCAGCGCCTTGGTATAAATGGGCAGCTTGAACCAGGCCGCCCATATAATCTTATCGGCTTAAAGCCTATTGCCGAACCTATTCGACATTGCCCGTCTTGATGCGGCCGATGATGCGGGATTGGCGGTAATCATAGACGATGATTTCCGTACCGCCGTCAGGCAGCAGCGTTTCCAGCGAAAGCTGGTCGCCGGAAAGGCTCTGGGAGAGCAGGCGGGTGCCGGGCGCAAGCTCGATCTGCGATTCGATCAGCTTTGGCGGCTCCGGCTTGGCGGGAGCAGCGATCTGCCCCGGAATATCGGAACGGGCTTCTTCCGCTATTGCCGGCTCAGGCTTGCGATTGATCTTGTAGACAACGGCGATCAGCACCGCCAT
Protein-coding regions in this window:
- a CDS encoding RNA polymerase sigma factor; translated protein: MGRTTGPSVEGTPPFKRELLASLPSLRAFAVSLIGQHDRADDLVQDTIMKAWAKQESFEVGTNMKAWLFTILRNEFYTQMRKRGREVQDTDGMFSEQLAVHPSQYGTLDLQDFRAALDQLPDDQREAIILIGASGFAYEEAAEICGCAVGTIKSRVSRARARLQEILQIEGEADYGPDADSSRATPRSFA
- a CDS encoding NepR family anti-sigma factor produces the protein MTQRNNLHTNGAGIQTIRRVQKDILGPNCEVGLKLKALYASIQDETIPDRFLDLLEKLDQAEQESMRGQNNRSVG
- a CDS encoding response regulator; translated protein: MTLSTRIAPHLPYLRRFSRALTGSQSSGDAYVAAALEALIADVGIFPEASSDRIGLYRLFCNLYKNASIRMPETSSEFAWETHAARNLAHIAPLPRQAFLLVAVEGFNDHEAAEILEVDQAEFGRLLSTASGEISRQVATRLMIIEDEPLIAMDIEQMVESLGHEVVGIARTKDEALALYEKEKPRMVLADIQLADGSSGIDAVNEILHDNTIPVIFITAFPERLLTGERPEPTFLVTKPFNPDMVKALISQALFFEEASQVAA
- a CDS encoding DUF1328 family protein encodes the protein MLYYVLVFLVVALVAGALGFGGIAGASAGIAQILFFFFLALLVISLIASAIRKA
- a CDS encoding PAS domain-containing sensor histidine kinase — protein: MTAPKPFLQEAEPDAARLRALLRAVRNSNVCVLYQNPDLRYAWAENLPLYWQEKWKAGGQDSDFIFSTALSRLDTAKQTTLESGIAQNVELLINDGSKTRWIEFHIDCDRDAQGNVIGLVTTAIEITELKRREQVLKTLLREVSHRSKNLLAIVQSIATQTARFTDSIDDFLVKFRGRIQSLSYSQDLVTDSNWRGALFLDLVRSQVEKYIDIDDERLTIEGDNPYLFPGAALHIGLALHELVVNATSFGGLSIPYGRVVIRAHVLPGADGADKLMFCWYETNPAMPDVFEHDPRFGSAVLQRIVPAAVNGHAEYRIDGTGAIYSLTIPTEQFDS
- a CDS encoding transcriptional repressor, producing MNKPYTKPDYEQELRRAGVRITRPRRIILNILNETEDHPDALEIFRRAVEEDDSISLSTVYHTMKLLEERGAIHRHAFAGGPSRFEQASGAHHDHIIDMDSGDVVEFHSDKIEKLQEEIARSLGFEIVHHRLELYCKKLKS